A stretch of Mucilaginibacter terrae DNA encodes these proteins:
- a CDS encoding regulatory protein RecX produces MNEPKKKRITDEKTGLAKAEHFCAYQERSQQEVRDKLYDLGLYPDAVERIISKLIEGNYLNEERFARAYVQGKFNQKTWGRIKIKQGLKLKRVPEKLINKVLMGIDGDDYLLKLEQLLAKRAAQTTEKDTFKRRYKLIQYATSRGFEADLINDVLNNSEL; encoded by the coding sequence ATGAACGAACCTAAAAAGAAGCGCATTACTGACGAAAAGACCGGCCTTGCCAAAGCCGAGCATTTTTGCGCTTACCAGGAACGTTCGCAACAGGAAGTACGCGATAAACTGTACGACCTTGGCCTTTACCCTGATGCCGTAGAGCGCATTATTAGCAAGCTGATTGAAGGTAATTATTTAAACGAAGAGCGTTTTGCCCGCGCTTATGTACAAGGCAAATTTAATCAGAAAACCTGGGGCCGCATTAAAATTAAACAAGGCTTGAAACTTAAACGTGTACCCGAAAAACTCATCAACAAGGTGCTTATGGGAATTGATGGGGACGATTATTTACTCAAACTTGAACAGTTGCTGGCCAAAAGAGCAGCACAAACCACCGAAAAAGATACTTTTAAACGACGGTATAAGCTCATTCAGTACGCTACAAGCCGTGGTTTTGAAGCTGATTTAATAAATGACGTTTTGAATAACAGCGAGTTATAA
- a CDS encoding formylglycine-generating enzyme family protein, with protein sequence MKIFFLFLILAVGLLTACRQPEHLNDSNFVIVEGGSFINTQSNLYGKGNLPNFCIGKNEITQKEWTAVMGINPSKFKGDSLPVETVSWYDCIEYCNKRSIKEDLKPYYTLNKDQKDTVNKSEFDSLKFIVTVNKGANGYRLPSEAEWEYAAGGGKKSKSYKYSGSNNINEVAWYWKNSGDKILTGNWSWPVLEKNHCQANIIRSKKANELEIYDMSGNVREWCEDWYQDDETPPGIKRSQRGGGWIGGENRCECASRHSFEASGKGADQGFRVCKGI encoded by the coding sequence ATGAAGATCTTTTTCTTATTTTTAATATTAGCAGTCGGCCTTTTAACTGCATGCAGGCAACCTGAACACCTTAATGATTCGAATTTTGTAATAGTTGAGGGAGGATCATTTATCAACACTCAATCAAACCTATATGGAAAAGGAAACTTACCCAATTTTTGTATTGGCAAAAACGAAATTACTCAAAAAGAGTGGACAGCTGTTATGGGTATTAATCCGTCGAAATTTAAAGGTGATAGTTTACCTGTAGAAACGGTAAGCTGGTATGATTGTATAGAATACTGCAACAAAAGAAGTATTAAGGAAGACTTAAAACCTTACTATACATTAAATAAGGACCAGAAAGACACGGTTAACAAAAGTGAATTTGATAGTTTGAAATTTATAGTAACAGTGAATAAAGGTGCTAATGGTTACCGTTTACCATCTGAGGCTGAATGGGAATACGCAGCTGGCGGAGGTAAAAAAAGTAAAAGCTATAAATATAGCGGGAGCAATAATATAAATGAGGTTGCCTGGTATTGGAAGAACTCTGGCGACAAAATTTTAACGGGAAACTGGAGTTGGCCGGTATTAGAAAAGAACCATTGTCAAGCTAATATAATTCGTAGTAAAAAAGCCAATGAATTAGAAATTTACGACATGTCTGGCAATGTGAGAGAATGGTGTGAGGATTGGTACCAGGATGATGAAACGCCTCCGGGTATTAAGCGTTCCCAACGGGGTGGTGGCTGGATAGGCGGCGAAAACCGCTGTGAATGTGCCAGCCGTCACAGTTTTGAAGCAAGTGGCAAGGGAGCCGACCAAGGATTTAGGGTATGTAAAGGTATTTAA
- a CDS encoding glycoside hydrolase family 11 protein encodes MYKKTPLAKVTRKVAFGAAAVILLAGSSMLTSCKKGSEAKPEEVPAETASSKEVLTYQSGTNNGYFWSLWKSDGATGNCTYTNGSNGNYSISWSGFNGNFTCGKGWSTGSKTRTVNYNCGSFSMNGGGSFAYYGWTRSPLIEYYVNEKWGGSRPASSDRRGSVSTDGGTYDIYTAIRTNAPSIDGTQTFRQVFSTRTSQAPSAQNRSITFANHVNAWANAGLGLGSDISPAAILLTESYGTGTSGYVNASVW; translated from the coding sequence ATGTACAAAAAAACACCATTAGCGAAAGTAACCCGGAAGGTTGCTTTCGGAGCCGCTGCAGTTATCTTGCTGGCCGGTTCATCAATGTTAACAAGCTGCAAAAAAGGATCTGAGGCTAAACCCGAAGAAGTTCCTGCAGAAACAGCTTCATCTAAAGAGGTATTAACTTACCAGTCGGGCACCAACAATGGCTACTTTTGGTCACTTTGGAAAAGCGACGGAGCCACAGGAAACTGTACTTACACTAATGGTTCTAACGGTAATTATTCCATTTCATGGAGTGGTTTTAACGGTAACTTTACCTGTGGTAAGGGCTGGAGTACAGGTTCTAAAACCAGAACGGTAAACTACAACTGCGGATCTTTTAGTATGAACGGCGGCGGATCTTTTGCCTATTATGGCTGGACAAGAAGCCCGCTTATTGAGTACTACGTGAATGAGAAATGGGGAGGTTCCAGACCTGCATCTTCCGATCGTCGCGGATCGGTTAGTACAGATGGCGGCACGTATGATATATACACAGCTATCCGCACTAACGCCCCTTCTATTGACGGTACCCAAACTTTTCGCCAGGTTTTCAGTACCCGTACTTCACAGGCACCCAGCGCACAAAACAGGAGCATTACTTTTGCTAACCACGTAAATGCCTGGGCAAATGCAGGTTTGGGTCTTGGTAGCGATATTTCTCCGGCAGCAATATTGCTAACAGAGTCTTACGGTACAGGTACCAGCGGATACGTTAACGCAAGCGTTTGGTAA
- a CDS encoding glycoside hydrolase family 28 protein — MAGNTASAQQKIYNVTAYGAVADGRTDNATAIQKAIDAASAAGGGTVIIPSGGIYMASPFNLRSNIVFEVEVNARVLANPDEKAYTKSAFRDNKGEGTIWIGGEKLENVTICGAGTIDGNGTSFMGAELEDSYVLKPFNIVDPRPHLLTIVGGKNIRIRDLHIRNSAYWTVHLIGCDDVAIDNITLLNSLKVRNSDGIDLDHSKNVRISNSYIESGDDCICFKNRREYEEFGACENITVTNCTMTSRSCAIKIGSENMDRISNILINNCIVTKSNRGIGIQNRDEGTVSDVIFSNIIVDSHLFSDVWWGKAEPIYVTAYSRASGNHKDAGWRFPKGQTEGKVGAVTNISFSNVKCTSENGIYVGGESADKVSNITFDQVDVLINKTTTIPGGIYDRRPSKVEGLLKANVAGFYFDKAAMITIRNSSVNWGDKRPANFAHAIESHDVRDLKLVNFDGLSAFPQKLKPVIKDK, encoded by the coding sequence ATGGCAGGTAATACTGCTTCAGCCCAACAAAAAATTTATAATGTTACAGCGTATGGTGCCGTTGCCGATGGCCGTACCGATAACGCTACAGCCATTCAAAAAGCAATTGACGCAGCCTCGGCCGCAGGTGGAGGAACAGTTATTATACCCTCTGGGGGCATTTATATGGCCAGTCCGTTTAATTTAAGATCGAACATTGTTTTTGAAGTTGAGGTAAATGCCCGGGTGCTGGCAAATCCTGATGAAAAGGCATATACCAAAAGTGCCTTTCGTGATAACAAAGGCGAGGGTACTATATGGATAGGCGGTGAAAAACTGGAAAATGTAACCATTTGCGGAGCCGGAACTATTGACGGTAACGGCACCAGTTTCATGGGTGCCGAACTGGAAGATTCATACGTATTAAAACCATTCAACATAGTTGATCCCCGGCCGCATTTGTTAACTATTGTGGGCGGTAAAAACATCCGCATACGTGATTTGCATATCCGCAATTCGGCCTACTGGACAGTGCATTTAATTGGCTGTGATGATGTAGCCATTGATAATATCACTTTGCTTAACAGCCTTAAAGTTAGAAACAGCGATGGTATAGACCTTGATCATAGCAAAAACGTGCGCATCAGTAATTCTTACATCGAATCGGGTGATGATTGTATCTGTTTTAAAAATCGTCGTGAATATGAAGAGTTTGGGGCTTGCGAAAACATAACCGTAACCAACTGCACCATGACGTCGCGTTCTTGTGCCATAAAAATAGGGTCCGAAAACATGGACCGCATCAGCAACATCTTAATTAACAATTGCATCGTTACCAAAAGTAATCGTGGTATTGGCATTCAAAACCGCGATGAAGGAACGGTGAGTGATGTGATTTTCTCCAATATAATTGTCGATTCGCACCTGTTTTCTGACGTTTGGTGGGGTAAAGCAGAACCCATTTATGTAACGGCATACAGCCGTGCATCGGGCAATCACAAAGATGCTGGCTGGCGTTTTCCTAAAGGACAAACCGAGGGTAAGGTTGGTGCGGTAACCAACATTAGCTTTAGTAATGTAAAATGTACCAGCGAAAACGGTATTTATGTGGGTGGTGAATCGGCAGACAAGGTAAGCAATATTACCTTTGACCAGGTTGATGTGCTTATTAACAAAACCACTACCATACCGGGTGGAATATATGACCGCAGACCGAGTAAAGTTGAAGGCTTACTAAAAGCAAATGTTGCAGGTTTTTATTTTGATAAGGCCGCAATGATTACTATACGTAACAGTTCGGTAAACTGGGGAGATAAACGCCCGGCAAACTTTGCCCATGCAATAGAAAGCCACGATGTACGTGACCTTAAGCTGGTAAATTTTGATGGTTTATCTGCTTTCCCTCAAAAATTAAAACCCGTAATAAAAGATAAATAA
- a CDS encoding glycoside hydrolase family 28 protein, which translates to MKKFALTFLLGCTIFAVQAQKNYQITAYGAAITHSNNAVFIQKAIDAAAANGGGRVVVPAGNFVTGPVVLKSNVELYLSSNAVLLGSARRMDFSEDRMAVVSANGHQNVAITGKGTIDGQAHLLMADVFKQLRAGKIQDELWLTKRPTEKNRPNLIYFKNCKNVKVTGINLKDAASWVQNYKECDGVLIDSMNVNSTAYWNNDGIDIVDSKNVKITNSFFNAADDAICLKSETTDGFCDNVYVENCTLRSSANGFKLGTGSLGGFKNITVKNITVYDTYRSAIALESVDGGFLQNVKISNVKAKNTGNAIFIRLGHRNTDARYGSIKNVFIDDVKIEVPAGKPDIGYPLEGPLPKVPPHNLLPASIVGIPGHPVQDVTLQNIEVIYEGAASKQKAYVSIDSLSSINENAAGYPEFTMFGELPSWGLYVRHAESIKLNNIKVSVKGADFRPALVFDDITGLMLNNVSVPQNTTLPAVVYKEVNKLTTSALSLPKGANVVVIKK; encoded by the coding sequence ATGAAGAAATTCGCACTAACTTTTTTGCTTGGATGCACAATTTTTGCTGTGCAGGCTCAAAAAAACTATCAAATAACAGCCTACGGCGCAGCAATAACGCATAGCAACAATGCTGTATTTATACAAAAAGCAATTGATGCTGCGGCTGCTAACGGTGGCGGTAGGGTAGTAGTGCCAGCCGGAAATTTTGTAACCGGTCCTGTAGTACTAAAAAGTAACGTTGAACTTTATTTGTCTTCCAACGCAGTATTGTTGGGGAGTGCCCGCCGGATGGATTTTTCGGAAGATAGAATGGCGGTAGTATCGGCTAATGGCCACCAAAATGTGGCTATTACCGGTAAAGGGACTATTGACGGACAAGCGCACCTTTTGATGGCCGATGTATTTAAACAATTACGGGCAGGTAAAATACAGGATGAACTATGGCTTACTAAACGCCCTACAGAAAAGAATCGCCCTAATTTGATTTACTTTAAAAACTGCAAAAATGTTAAAGTAACCGGCATTAACTTGAAAGATGCTGCCAGTTGGGTGCAAAATTACAAGGAGTGTGATGGTGTTTTGATTGATAGCATGAACGTAAACAGCACAGCTTATTGGAATAACGACGGCATTGATATTGTTGATTCTAAAAATGTTAAGATCACCAATAGCTTTTTCAATGCTGCCGACGATGCCATTTGTTTAAAATCGGAAACTACAGATGGCTTTTGCGACAATGTTTATGTTGAAAACTGCACCCTGAGGTCGAGTGCAAACGGGTTTAAATTGGGTACAGGCTCGTTAGGTGGATTTAAGAATATCACTGTAAAAAACATTACCGTGTACGATACTTACCGCTCGGCAATTGCATTAGAAAGTGTTGATGGAGGCTTTTTGCAAAATGTGAAAATAAGCAACGTAAAAGCCAAAAACACAGGTAATGCTATCTTCATTCGCCTGGGGCATCGTAATACCGATGCGCGGTACGGCAGCATAAAAAACGTATTTATCGACGACGTTAAAATCGAAGTCCCGGCCGGTAAACCCGATATAGGTTATCCGCTGGAGGGACCTTTGCCTAAGGTGCCTCCGCATAACTTGCTGCCTGCATCTATTGTAGGGATTCCCGGTCATCCCGTTCAGGATGTTACTCTTCAAAATATTGAAGTTATATACGAGGGTGCTGCAAGCAAACAAAAAGCATATGTTAGTATCGATTCATTGTCATCAATTAATGAAAACGCTGCCGGTTATCCCGAGTTTACCATGTTTGGCGAGTTGCCATCGTGGGGGCTGTATGTGCGCCATGCCGAGAGTATTAAACTAAATAACATTAAAGTTAGCGTTAAAGGAGCCGATTTTCGCCCTGCCTTAGTTTTTGATGATATAACAGGCCTCATGCTTAATAATGTTTCGGTTCCCCAAAATACAACTTTGCCTGCCGTGGTATATAAAGAAGTGAACAAGCTAACCACATCGGCTTTAAGTTTGCCAAAAGGAGCCAATGTTGTTGTAATTAAAAAATAG
- a CDS encoding RagB/SusD family nutrient uptake outer membrane protein — protein sequence MKILRSKMLQLLFVAALAGTTGCKKYIDETNLGTATDQLYYVTKQGFEDLARSNYPNLRYIVSMSSLHNLGTDVYTSYATTDVNPLNNYNVSLNSSLVDLDNYWKQLYYTIGGANNTLYWATQVQNIDATTLNARIGEAKALRAYCYYLLVETFGNVPLVLNRTVEVSTSFNRAAESEVYTQIIKDLTESVTGLPATTTDFGRITRGFAQHLLSKVYLTRGYKSYGLGNGDFNQAATLAETLITSGTYGLRPQFSTMFDPTVANFQVNNEVIFSVQYSTNVATNQVYLMGKAQTTAVVGNVQQQFFLWDVQNVATVGRAILYNKPNASHVSVPDPYFFSLFDKQRDSRYLSTVWTGVTAQTAGTLNGKTFAAGDTIIYYPDVAFTPAQKANRKYYVINPDEYRTSPFTGNTRSFPLFKKFRDPNAAFADNGGTRDTYVFRLGETYLLAAEAFLQAGNQAKALQYYNQLRARAAKAGNNPLTGVAYATEMQVTSLTLDDILDERARELAGEEFRWFELKRTGKLISRTLAHNDEARAAGALQAIHLLRPIPQTQIDLNRGAAFPQNPGY from the coding sequence ATGAAAATTTTAAGAAGCAAAATGCTGCAGTTGTTATTTGTAGCTGCCCTTGCAGGCACTACAGGCTGCAAAAAATATATCGACGAAACAAACCTTGGTACCGCTACCGATCAGCTTTATTACGTAACCAAGCAAGGTTTTGAAGACCTTGCCCGTTCCAACTATCCTAACTTACGATACATTGTAAGCATGAGTTCACTGCATAATTTGGGTACCGATGTGTATACCTCTTATGCAACAACTGATGTTAATCCGCTCAATAATTACAACGTATCGTTAAACTCATCATTGGTGGACCTGGATAATTACTGGAAGCAGTTATACTACACCATTGGCGGCGCTAACAATACCTTGTATTGGGCTACACAGGTTCAAAATATTGATGCTACTACGCTTAATGCCCGTATTGGCGAAGCAAAAGCGTTAAGGGCGTATTGCTATTACCTATTGGTAGAAACGTTTGGCAACGTGCCATTGGTTTTAAACCGTACGGTTGAGGTGAGTACTTCATTTAACCGCGCTGCCGAAAGTGAGGTATATACCCAGATCATTAAAGACCTCACCGAGTCTGTAACCGGATTACCTGCCACCACTACCGATTTTGGCCGCATTACCCGTGGTTTTGCACAGCATCTGCTATCTAAAGTTTACTTAACCCGTGGCTATAAAAGCTATGGCTTGGGCAATGGGGATTTTAACCAGGCGGCAACTTTGGCCGAAACGCTGATAACTTCAGGTACTTATGGTTTGCGTCCGCAATTCTCAACCATGTTCGATCCAACTGTAGCGAACTTCCAGGTAAATAACGAGGTTATATTTTCGGTTCAATACAGCACTAATGTAGCTACCAACCAGGTTTACTTAATGGGTAAAGCGCAAACTACGGCTGTGGTAGGTAATGTGCAACAGCAGTTCTTTTTATGGGATGTGCAAAATGTGGCTACTGTTGGCCGCGCAATATTGTATAATAAACCCAATGCTTCGCATGTATCTGTTCCCGATCCTTACTTTTTTAGTTTGTTTGATAAGCAACGCGATAGCCGTTACCTGAGCACCGTTTGGACAGGGGTTACAGCCCAAACCGCCGGAACCTTAAACGGCAAAACCTTTGCCGCGGGCGATACCATAATTTATTATCCTGATGTAGCTTTTACGCCGGCACAAAAAGCCAATCGTAAGTACTACGTTATTAACCCTGATGAATACCGTACGTCGCCGTTTACCGGTAATACCCGCTCGTTCCCTTTATTTAAAAAATTCAGAGACCCCAATGCGGCCTTTGCCGACAATGGGGGTACGCGCGATACCTATGTATTCCGTTTAGGCGAAACCTATTTGCTTGCCGCCGAAGCGTTTTTACAGGCCGGCAACCAGGCCAAAGCCTTACAGTATTATAACCAGTTACGTGCCCGTGCCGCCAAAGCAGGCAATAACCCGCTTACAGGTGTAGCTTACGCCACCGAAATGCAGGTAACCAGCCTAACACTCGATGATATTTTAGATGAGCGCGCCCGTGAACTGGCCGGAGAAGAATTCAGATGGTTTGAATTGAAGCGTACCGGTAAATTGATAAGCCGCACCCTGGCACACAACGATGAAGCACGTGCGGCAGGTGCATTGCAGGCTATTCATTTGTTAAGGCCCATACCTCAAACTCAAATTGACCTTAACCGTGGTGCTGCGTTTCCACAAAACCCGGGTTATTAG
- a CDS encoding TonB-dependent receptor codes for MRITFSQLLFIILMTGITYSKPTLAQEILNKKISLSVREKTLADVLEILAKTHRVQFIYNQDVIRTSDKISVQFNNQELKQVLNNLLTQYHINYQVFKSKIILIDVQPTLPQTPASNQVQAVDITGMVVDETNQPLVGVSVTVKGSSKGTITDVNGNFKIAVGSTNDILVFKYVGYNNLELPATGQLPLTIKLTADSKSLNEVVVVGYGTKKKSDLTGSIASLNSEDIVKSRAPSAQEALQGRMPGVDVKRSSGKPGADMNIEIRGVNSIYGNTQPLYVVDGIPVANISDINPADIERMDVLKDASSTAIFGSRGANGVVIVTTKRGTRGKTKVNYDGYVGFVNAYNIPKVMNGSQFVDYAREYYRTLGTNVTPNVTYTDAQIFSPTELSNIASGNYTNWVDLIKRNGLQTNHNLSITGGDEKTLYFLSAGYQHYEGALKVENTKKYTLKTGLEKTLSDAVKIGASMYGTFADFNLGSGEVFRSAYRLRPTGSAYNADGSNRFFAYETEAQITNPLYDFDNDLNRKQYVRLLPNLFAEVSFFKDLKFRSSFTPDITFQRSGTYTDTYSKIGAGTRPNAATNGANHTFNYTLDNLLIYNKNINNDNKLEFTLGNSLNYYQQDNNLISVSGLPYRSLWYNVGNVTTVNGVAPATTVSSAYSKQTISSYFFRGNYTLKNRYLLTVTGRADGNSIFSAGNKWGFFPSAALGWVASEEDFIKNISAINFLKFRFSYGKSGNAAVNGTYFYPYVTQSAVSTSFYDFNGTTANGSAVVNLAPAALTWEKTTEYNAGMELSIFKNRIAFTFDYYNKTAKGTLLPQQIPAANGYSTITANVGSIRNSGIELGLNTTNIKSQNFTWTTSINFSKNNNKIIDLFGNGANDVGNARFIGQKARVLYNYEIIGVWQTSEAAQAAVYGQKPGQYKLRDVNGDNKITADDRVIQGSDIPDWFGGLTSTFNYKNFDLGVTVYTRQGTKQVSTFLEQAMNQDQGRARFGTFDRSYWTTTNPSNTWANNAIETDATRRLIATYQNSSYTKISNMTLGFTAPKSLASKIGMSNLRVYATAYNPFIWTKFIGWDPETADLNSFGLQDFRTRTFIFGVNFTL; via the coding sequence ATGAGAATCACATTCAGTCAGTTGCTCTTTATTATATTGATGACTGGTATCACTTATTCAAAACCAACCTTGGCACAAGAGATATTGAATAAGAAGATAAGCTTAAGCGTGCGCGAAAAAACTTTGGCCGATGTGTTAGAGATATTGGCCAAAACCCACCGCGTACAGTTTATTTATAACCAGGACGTTATACGTACGAGCGACAAAATATCAGTACAATTTAATAACCAGGAGCTTAAGCAGGTATTAAACAACCTGCTTACCCAATACCACATCAATTACCAGGTATTTAAAAGCAAGATCATTCTTATTGATGTTCAGCCAACTTTACCTCAAACACCGGCCTCAAACCAGGTTCAGGCGGTTGATATTACCGGTATGGTAGTGGATGAAACCAACCAGCCGCTTGTAGGTGTTAGCGTAACTGTTAAAGGCAGTAGCAAAGGCACCATAACCGATGTTAACGGTAATTTTAAAATTGCTGTGGGCAGCACCAACGATATATTGGTTTTTAAATATGTGGGCTACAACAACCTTGAGTTGCCTGCCACCGGCCAGTTACCCCTTACCATTAAGCTAACGGCCGATTCAAAATCGCTTAATGAAGTTGTGGTAGTAGGCTATGGCACCAAAAAGAAGAGCGACTTAACGGGGAGCATTGCCTCTTTAAATTCTGAAGATATTGTAAAATCGCGCGCACCAAGTGCCCAGGAAGCCTTACAGGGTCGCATGCCTGGTGTTGATGTTAAGCGCAGCTCGGGCAAACCCGGCGCCGATATGAATATTGAAATACGTGGTGTGAACTCCATTTATGGTAACACCCAACCATTATATGTGGTTGACGGTATTCCGGTGGCAAATATTAGCGATATAAACCCGGCGGATATTGAGCGTATGGACGTGTTAAAAGATGCATCCTCTACCGCCATATTTGGTTCGCGCGGTGCCAATGGTGTAGTTATTGTTACTACCAAACGCGGTACACGTGGCAAAACCAAAGTAAATTATGATGGCTATGTTGGTTTTGTAAATGCCTACAACATTCCTAAAGTAATGAATGGCTCCCAGTTTGTTGACTACGCCCGCGAATATTATCGTACATTAGGTACCAACGTTACACCCAACGTAACTTATACCGACGCGCAAATATTTTCGCCAACCGAGTTATCAAACATAGCCAGCGGCAACTATACCAATTGGGTCGATCTTATTAAACGCAATGGTTTACAAACCAATCATAACCTGTCAATTACTGGTGGCGACGAAAAAACACTGTACTTCCTTTCTGCCGGCTATCAGCATTATGAAGGGGCACTAAAGGTAGAAAATACCAAGAAGTACACCCTGAAAACAGGTTTGGAGAAAACCCTGAGCGATGCTGTTAAAATTGGAGCATCAATGTACGGTACCTTTGCCGATTTTAACCTGGGCAGCGGCGAGGTATTCCGTAGCGCTTACCGTTTACGCCCAACCGGCAGTGCTTATAACGCCGATGGCAGCAACCGCTTTTTTGCTTACGAAACCGAGGCGCAAATAACCAACCCGCTTTATGATTTTGATAACGACCTTAACCGCAAGCAGTATGTACGTTTGTTACCCAACCTGTTTGCCGAAGTTTCGTTCTTCAAAGACCTGAAGTTCCGCTCATCGTTTACGCCCGATATTACTTTCCAGCGTTCAGGCACTTATACCGATACTTACTCAAAAATAGGTGCAGGTACCCGTCCTAACGCAGCTACTAACGGGGCTAACCACACATTTAACTACACTTTAGATAACTTGCTTATCTACAATAAGAACATCAATAACGATAACAAGCTGGAGTTTACGCTGGGTAACTCGCTCAACTATTATCAGCAGGATAATAATCTTATTTCGGTTTCGGGCTTACCTTACCGCTCGTTGTGGTACAATGTGGGTAACGTAACTACGGTTAATGGCGTTGCGCCTGCTACCACAGTATCCAGCGCGTATAGCAAACAAACCATCAGCTCTTACTTTTTCAGAGGCAACTACACCCTTAAAAACAGGTACTTGTTAACCGTAACCGGCAGGGCCGATGGCAACTCCATATTTTCGGCAGGTAATAAATGGGGCTTTTTCCCATCGGCGGCTTTGGGCTGGGTAGCCAGTGAAGAGGATTTTATCAAAAATATCTCGGCCATCAACTTTTTGAAATTCAGGTTCAGCTACGGTAAATCGGGAAACGCAGCGGTTAATGGAACTTACTTTTATCCGTACGTAACGCAGTCGGCCGTATCAACCAGTTTCTATGATTTTAACGGAACAACTGCTAACGGATCGGCAGTGGTAAATTTAGCGCCAGCCGCCCTTACCTGGGAAAAAACCACCGAGTATAATGCCGGTATGGAGTTAAGCATCTTCAAAAACCGTATTGCCTTCACCTTCGATTATTATAACAAAACCGCTAAAGGCACACTGTTACCGCAGCAAATACCTGCCGCTAATGGCTATTCAACCATCACAGCGAATGTAGGTTCCATTCGCAACAGCGGTATCGAACTTGGTTTGAATACCACCAACATCAAATCGCAAAACTTCACCTGGACAACCAGCATCAATTTCTCTAAAAACAATAATAAAATTATTGACCTGTTTGGCAACGGCGCCAACGATGTTGGTAACGCCCGCTTCATCGGCCAAAAAGCACGTGTGCTATACAACTACGAAATTATTGGCGTATGGCAAACCAGCGAAGCTGCACAAGCAGCTGTATATGGCCAAAAGCCAGGGCAGTATAAACTGCGCGATGTTAACGGCGATAATAAAATTACTGCCGATGACCGTGTAATACAAGGCAGCGATATACCTGATTGGTTTGGTGGGTTAACCAGTACATTTAACTACAAAAATTTTGATCTTGGTGTAACCGTTTACACCCGCCAGGGCACCAAACAGGTAAGTACATTTTTGGAGCAAGCCATGAACCAGGACCAGGGTCGTGCAAGATTTGGCACCTTCGATCGTAGCTACTGGACAACCACCAACCCAAGCAACACCTGGGCTAACAACGCCATCGAGACCGATGCTACCCGGAGGCTGATTGCTACTTACCAAAACTCATCATATACCAAAATCAGCAACATGACCTTGGGCTTTACCGCTCCAAAATCGTTGGCTTCAAAAATAGGCATGAGCAACCTGCGCGTATACGCCACAGCCTACAACCCGTTCATATGGACCAAGTTTATTGGCTGGGACCCTGAAACGGCCGACCTAAACTCATTTGGTTTACAGGATTTCCGTACCCGCACGTTCATTTTTGGTGTAAACTTTACTCTTTAA